One window from the genome of Dyella sp. A6 encodes:
- a CDS encoding sodium:calcium antiporter → MLTAFYFLLSAGAIYVACEYFVNAVEWLGHKLGLGATATGTVLAAFGTALPESAVTFVAVVFGGTAKARDIGVGAALGGPLVLATLAYAVVGGALWLNRRRLGRNDRRVRVDHARLARDQAWFLGIFIVKCGLGLVVFAFKPWLGVLFLAAYAGYVWGEIRAGDTAPEDELLEPLKFQPHAHDPGMARVMLQASLALAVIALASRVFVAQLDAIGLALHLAPHVVALLLSPVATELPETVNALIWVRQGKERLALANISGAMMIQATVPSALAIFATPWHFDTTLLVAGALTALAIVYLWRLFRRGSVDALQLMPVSLLYGVFAGWMIWRFGA, encoded by the coding sequence ATGCTCACTGCCTTTTATTTCCTGCTTTCGGCCGGGGCGATCTATGTCGCCTGCGAGTATTTCGTCAATGCCGTGGAGTGGCTGGGCCACAAGCTCGGTCTCGGTGCCACCGCCACGGGCACGGTACTGGCTGCGTTCGGTACCGCACTGCCTGAAAGTGCGGTCACGTTTGTCGCCGTGGTATTTGGCGGCACGGCGAAGGCACGTGACATCGGTGTGGGTGCGGCACTGGGTGGTCCGTTGGTGCTGGCCACGCTGGCTTACGCCGTGGTTGGGGGGGCGCTGTGGTTGAATCGACGCCGTCTCGGGCGCAACGACCGCCGGGTACGGGTGGATCATGCGCGGCTGGCCCGCGACCAGGCCTGGTTCCTGGGCATTTTCATCGTCAAGTGCGGGCTGGGCCTTGTCGTGTTTGCCTTCAAGCCGTGGCTGGGCGTGTTGTTCCTGGCGGCTTATGCCGGTTACGTATGGGGTGAAATCCGGGCCGGTGATACGGCGCCGGAAGATGAGCTGCTGGAGCCACTGAAGTTCCAGCCGCATGCACACGACCCCGGCATGGCTCGGGTAATGCTGCAGGCTTCGCTGGCGCTTGCCGTGATCGCGCTGGCCTCGCGGGTGTTCGTGGCGCAGCTCGATGCGATCGGCCTGGCCCTGCATCTGGCGCCGCATGTGGTCGCTCTGCTACTCAGCCCGGTCGCGACCGAGTTGCCCGAGACGGTGAATGCGCTGATCTGGGTACGCCAGGGCAAGGAGCGCTTGGCTCTGGCGAACATTTCGGGGGCGATGATGATCCAGGCAACCGTGCCCAGTGCACTGGCCATCTTTGCCACACCGTGGCACTTCGATACGACACTGCTGGTGGCCGGGGCGCTGACCGCGCTGGCGATCGTCTACCTGTGGCGGCTGTTCCGGCGCGGCAGCGTGGATGCGCTGCAACTGATGCCGGTCAGCCTGCTTTATGGCGTGTTCGC
- the dnaJ gene encoding molecular chaperone DnaJ translates to MSKRDYYEVLGVERTVTEVELKKSFRRLAMKYHPDRCPDDPHAQEKFKEAKEAYEVLSDAQKRGMYDQYGHAAFEGGMGGGRPGGFGDMGDIFGDIFGDIFGGGRGRPRRGSDLRYIMELDLEEAVFGIEKTIEIPTQVNCHHCNGSGSADGKTTTCTTCKGHGRVRMQNGIFSIQQACPHCGGSGQVVENPCKPCHGEGRLDERRTLSVQIPAGVDNGDRIRLSGQGEAGPSGAPSGDLYVEVHVREHEIFQRDGNDLYCEVPIRFSQAALGVELPVPTLEGEVPINIPAETQTGQQFRLRGRGVKSVRSGRTGDLICRVVVETPVHLTKQQRELFEQLEATFADGKAEKHMPRAKTWVDGVKEFWSRVTA, encoded by the coding sequence ATGAGCAAGCGTGATTACTACGAGGTCCTGGGTGTCGAACGTACCGTCACCGAGGTCGAGCTGAAGAAGTCCTTCCGTCGGCTGGCGATGAAGTACCACCCGGACCGCTGCCCGGACGACCCGCACGCACAGGAGAAATTCAAGGAGGCCAAGGAAGCCTACGAAGTGCTGTCCGACGCGCAGAAGCGCGGCATGTACGACCAGTACGGTCACGCCGCCTTCGAAGGCGGCATGGGCGGTGGTCGCCCTGGTGGTTTCGGTGACATGGGCGACATCTTCGGCGACATCTTCGGCGACATTTTCGGTGGTGGCCGGGGACGTCCGCGGCGTGGCTCCGATCTGCGCTACATCATGGAGTTGGATCTCGAGGAGGCCGTGTTCGGCATCGAAAAGACCATCGAGATTCCCACCCAGGTCAATTGCCATCACTGCAACGGCAGCGGCTCGGCCGACGGCAAGACGACCACCTGCACGACCTGCAAGGGCCACGGTCGCGTGCGCATGCAGAACGGCATCTTTTCGATCCAGCAGGCCTGCCCTCATTGTGGCGGTAGCGGTCAGGTGGTGGAGAACCCCTGCAAGCCGTGCCATGGCGAGGGCCGCCTGGACGAGCGTCGCACCTTGTCGGTACAGATTCCTGCTGGCGTGGACAATGGCGACCGCATCCGCCTGAGCGGGCAGGGTGAGGCCGGCCCGTCCGGGGCACCGTCCGGCGACCTGTACGTGGAAGTCCACGTACGCGAACACGAGATCTTCCAGCGTGACGGCAACGATCTTTACTGCGAGGTGCCGATCCGTTTTTCGCAGGCCGCGCTGGGTGTCGAATTGCCGGTGCCGACCCTGGAGGGCGAGGTGCCGATCAACATTCCGGCGGAAACCCAGACCGGGCAGCAGTTCCGTCTGCGCGGCCGTGGCGTCAAGTCGGTGCGCAGTGGCCGTACCGGCGACCTGATCTGCCGGGTGGTGGTGGAAACGCCAGTGCACCTGACCAAGCAGCAGCGCGAATTGTTCGAGCAACTGGAAGCCACCTTCGCCGACGGCAAGGCCGAGAAGCACATGCCGCGCGCCAAGACCTGGGTCGATGGCGTGAAGGAATTCTGGTCGCGGGTCACCGCCTGA
- the dapB gene encoding 4-hydroxy-tetrahydrodipicolinate reductase, with protein MTAPLRIAINGASGRMGKELLACLQADARFELVHAVVSAGSVHDGQALSGTSLRYAHDWQDVPAPDVVVDFSGPAGLSAVLDYCLPRGVALVTGTTGFDAALEARLVDAATRMPLLRAANFSLGIAVLTRLLREAAAALRDWDLEIIEAHHGRKEDAPSGTALALGHAAAAARGSGLARDAVYSREGRTGPRREGSIGFAVVRGGDIVGEHQALLIGHGERVELGHRATDRSIFARGALEAAHWVAGKAAGHYDLDAMLAERSGR; from the coding sequence ATGACCGCCCCGCTGCGCATTGCCATCAACGGTGCCTCCGGGCGCATGGGAAAAGAACTGCTGGCCTGCCTGCAGGCTGATGCCCGCTTCGAACTGGTCCACGCCGTGGTTTCTGCGGGTTCAGTGCATGATGGTCAGGCATTGTCCGGCACATCGTTGCGCTATGCGCATGACTGGCAGGATGTACCGGCGCCGGATGTCGTAGTGGACTTCAGCGGCCCGGCCGGTCTTTCCGCCGTGCTCGATTACTGTCTGCCGCGTGGCGTGGCGCTGGTCACCGGCACGACCGGGTTCGATGCCGCGCTCGAGGCTCGCCTGGTCGATGCCGCAACGCGTATGCCGCTGCTCCGTGCCGCGAATTTCAGCCTTGGCATCGCCGTACTGACCCGCCTGCTGCGCGAGGCGGCGGCCGCGCTGCGCGACTGGGACCTCGAAATCATCGAGGCACACCATGGCCGCAAGGAAGATGCGCCGTCAGGCACGGCGCTGGCATTGGGCCATGCGGCGGCGGCGGCACGCGGTTCCGGGCTGGCTCGTGACGCGGTATACAGCCGCGAAGGGCGTACCGGGCCACGTCGCGAAGGATCCATCGGTTTTGCCGTGGTGCGCGGCGGCGACATTGTGGGCGAGCATCAGGCACTGCTTATCGGTCACGGCGAGCGGGTGGAACTGGGGCACCGAGCCACTGATCGCTCGATTTTCGCCCGCGGGGCGCTTGAGGCGGCACACTGGGTGGCTGGCAAGGCAGCGGGCCACTACGACCTGGACGCGATGCTGGCCGAGCGTTCCGGCCGCTGA